The window TGCAGCAGTTGCCTGTACCGACGCCCCCAATGCCGACCAGGCAGCCACTGCCGAAAAGCAGGAAGCAGCTGCTGCGACCGGAGCCTCTTTCGCAATTGACACTACCAACAGTGTGGTAGAATGGCTGGGCACCAAGCCTATCGGACAACATAACGGTATCATGAAAATTGCCAACGGAATTTTCAGCGTTGAAAACGGTACCATTACCGCCGGCAACTTCACTATTGACGTGAACACCCTGACCGACCTGGACCTGACCACTGAGACCGGTAAGGAAAAACTGGAAGGCCACCTGAAGAGTCCCGACTTCTTTGACGTAGCCAAATTCCCAACTGCCAAATTCGAGATCACTTCAGTGGAGCCCATCAGCAATGATAGCCTGGCCACCCACAAGATCAGTGGTAACCTGACCCTGAAGGACAGCACCAAGAATGTTAGCTTCCCTGCTAAACTGACCATTGCTGAAAATGCAGTAAAGGCAGAAGCCAATTTCAATATCGACCGCACCCAGTGGGGCCTGCACTATGGTAACGACAAGAGCCTGGGCGACAAGTTCATCCGTCCGGAAGTAAATATCAAGCTCAATATCAGCGCCAATAAATCTTAAGGATGCCTTTTTTATTTTGATGTCAAGTTGGATAGACCGGCAGGATCCCCTGC is drawn from Flavihumibacter rivuli and contains these coding sequences:
- a CDS encoding YceI family protein, with amino-acid sequence MKKLSIAMMVLAVAAVACTDAPNADQAATAEKQEAAAATGASFAIDTTNSVVEWLGTKPIGQHNGIMKIANGIFSVENGTITAGNFTIDVNTLTDLDLTTETGKEKLEGHLKSPDFFDVAKFPTAKFEITSVEPISNDSLATHKISGNLTLKDSTKNVSFPAKLTIAENAVKAEANFNIDRTQWGLHYGNDKSLGDKFIRPEVNIKLNISANKS